The segment AATACAGATATTGTAAAAAAACAAATGATGATAATACTGATACCCCATTATTATAGTCACTAAAAAATAAGATAGGATAGTGATACATACTCCATATAACTCCAGTAATTATAGAGGTTTTGGTATATGAAAATTTTTTGAATAATTCAGGTACAAGAAATCCTCGCCAGCCAATTTCTTCACCTAATGCTAAAATACCAGTTGCTATAAATGACATAATCATACCAAATTTACTAAGGCTAAGTTCACTAATAAGTCTACTTGAGTCAAGTTGTCCAATTCCTGTTATCCATACTATAGAGTATACTAATAGGGCTGCAATTAAAGGAATAATAAAACTTATACCTATGTACTTTAAATTTCCTATTTTAAAACCTAATTTTCTTAAATCCCTATCAAATACAAGCTTAGTAATAAATGCTGAAATTGCAGGTGCCCACATAACGATAAGTATACATTTGCCACTTACTTTAGCAGAACCAGCACTAATCATTTTGTAAAATGGAAATGATATTAGCACAATTATAAAAAATAAAAAAACAAATATTTTTTTATTTGATTTATTCATAATATAAAAAGCTCCTTTCCTATTCGAATTGTTTATTTTAATCTTCACAAAATACTAATTTAAATTATTTATAGTCTTATTATTTTTCATTATTTAATCACATCCTTTCTTTTATTGAGACTAATTTAAATTATTTATAGTCTTATAATACTAAAATGTTTTATTTTTATCCATAACATTTACCTTACAGATTCCTTACATTTTTGTAAGGTAGTATTTAAATCACTATGATAAAAATTTCGGTTCATCCCGATATTTTACGAAAATAATTATTAATGAAAATCTTGAAAAGGAAAAGTTACCGAAAGCTTATAATTAATTATAAATATGATGATAGAAACCAATGAAATTGCATTTAAAAAGCTTACGGAACTCTATGATTATCTTGTCCATAATAAAGAAGGCTTAATACCATATAAGTTAGATAGGTTATAATAAATTGTACAAAAATAATTTGGTCATGATATAATAAGATAAAATATTGAGAGGGTGGATATCATGGCAGGGAAAACAAAAAATTATACAGAGGATTTTAAAAAGCAAATAGTAGCTCTTAAACAAAATGGAAAATCAACAGCAGATATTGCAAGAGAATATCAAATAGCGAAATCTACAGTAGTTAAGTGGGTAAATGATTATAGTAAATCTGGGTCTTTCAAGGCTAAAGATAATCGTACTGATGAGGAAAATGAACTAATGCGTCTTCGTAAAGAAAATAAACAGTTGATGATGGAAAATGATATTTTAAAGCAAGCAGCGCTGATAATGGCACGAAAACAGAAATAATTCTAGGGAATAAAGAAAAGTACAGTATCAGTGCAATGTGTAGAATCTTAAACATTCCAAGAAGTTTAGTTTATTATAAGAGGAAAACTAGAGTTTATAATACTAAACTAGAAAATGCGGTTATAAAAATTTTTAGAGAAAGTAAAAATAATTATGGTTCAAGAAAGATAAAAGTAGAATTAAAAAAGGAAAATATAATATCATCAAGAAGAAAGATAAGAGAAATTATGGACAAGTATAGACTAGTTTCTAATTACACTGTAAAACAATATAAGGTCCATAAAGCTGGTTGTAACGAAGAAAAAGTAGAGAATATAGTAAATAGAGAATTTGATAATAGAAGTGACTTAGAGATAGTTGTAAGTGATCTTACATATGTAAATGTGGCAGGAAAATGGAACTACATATGTTTATTAATCAACCTTTTAATAGAGAAATAGTGGGCTATTCAGCAGGAACTAAAAAAGATGCCAAGCTAGTTTATGAAGCATTTATGAGTACTAATATAAATTTAACTAAAGTGAAAATATTTCATACTGACAGAGGTAATGAATTTAAAAACAAAATAATAGATGAGGTTTTACAAACTTTTGATATAAAACGTTCCTTAAGTAAAAAAGGATGTCCTTATGATAATGCAATTGCTGAAGCAGGATATAATATTATAAAAACTGAATTTGCATTTAACAGGATTTTCAAAAGCTTGGAAGAACTTAAACTAGAATTAAAAAGTTATGTGTTATGGTATAACAATAAACGTATTCATAGTTCACTAAATTATATGACTCCAGTGGAATATAGATTAGCAAAAATGACCGAATAAAAATTGTGCAAAAAAGTAGTAAGGATATGAAGTTATCTTATAAGTAGTAGTTAGAAACATGTTATACTTATATAAAAAAGAAAGAGAGAAAGAATATATGGAAAAGTTTTATAAAGCAATAGAAGACAAGATAAGAAAATCAGGATATTCTATGGAAGTTAGTGGTAAAAAAATATACGATGAAATAAGCGATGAGGCTGAGGGAAAAGAGGAAGGAAGTTACTTATTTTTAAAGAATCAAAATGATGATATTACGTTTGAGTATAGAGTGGATATTTTAAAAGATAATATTAATTTAGCTACGCTTAATATACATACTGAAGATAAAGAGTACTTTATTGACTTTGATGCAGAATAAATATTTTGAAGTAACTTACGCAGTAAAACACAGTGCTGTTAGAAAGCCAGTACGTTACTCTAAACAATGCTAAGCTCACTCCCAATGGCTTTTACGCAGCACCATACTTTCCTGTATTAAGTTTTCTGTAATATAAGAGTGATAGACTAGTAATGGATGATTTTCTTCATACTTCAGAAAAATTTAAAATTTAAAATTTTTGAACTTTATACTGTTGACTTTAGCCTAAGGCGAAAGTTTAAAATAAGGGTAAAGATAAATATTAGGAGTTGAAAATATGGACAATAATTACAGTATAAGTCAAGTTGCAGATATGTTTAACATAACTGCAAATAAAATTAGATTTTATGATAA is part of the Haloimpatiens sp. FM7315 genome and harbors:
- a CDS encoding type II CAAX prenyl endopeptidase Rce1 family protein → MNKSNKKIFVFLFFIIVLISFPFYKMISAGSAKVSGKCILIVMWAPAISAFITKLVFDRDLRKLGFKIGNLKYIGISFIIPLIAALLVYSIVWITGIGQLDSSRLISELSLSKFGMIMSFIATGILALGEEIGWRGFLVPELFKKFSYTKTSIITGVIWSMYHYPILFFSDYNNGVSVLSSFVFLQYLYSPYVL